A section of the Deinococcus taeanensis genome encodes:
- a CDS encoding MBL fold metallo-hydrolase: MSRPPLRLTQLGLINTYLVLEDDGLTLIDAGLPGLERRVLRAARQLHRPLRRLVLTHAHDDHTGAVDALAALVPGLEFLLGEADAPLLKACGVRTPPTRLLRSGDRVESLTVIDTPGHSPGHVAYLDGRDGTLFAGDTFVNVPGLRVASVLHPLFPLPTFGTHDAARTIRSARTLLDVPARLLALGHGPVLPRPQAAMERAVQAAEADRGPSPLRVRLAKLNAHLTRLSTAGAVRAKARITVPPPV; the protein is encoded by the coding sequence GTGAGCCGCCCCCCACTGCGACTGACGCAGCTCGGACTGATCAACACCTACCTGGTGCTGGAAGACGACGGCCTGACTCTCATTGACGCCGGCCTGCCCGGCCTGGAGCGCCGCGTCCTGCGCGCCGCGCGTCAGCTGCACCGTCCGCTCCGGCGCCTGGTGCTGACGCACGCGCACGACGATCACACCGGCGCGGTGGACGCTCTGGCCGCGCTGGTGCCCGGCCTGGAGTTCCTGCTTGGCGAGGCGGACGCCCCTCTTCTGAAGGCCTGCGGGGTGCGCACGCCCCCCACGCGTCTGCTGCGGTCGGGGGACCGGGTGGAGTCGCTGACCGTGATCGACACGCCCGGGCATTCGCCGGGCCATGTGGCGTACCTGGACGGCCGGGACGGAACGCTGTTTGCAGGCGACACCTTCGTGAACGTCCCGGGCCTGCGCGTTGCCAGCGTGCTGCACCCCCTGTTTCCGCTGCCGACGTTCGGCACCCATGACGCCGCGCGCACCATCCGCAGCGCCCGCACGCTGCTGGACGTGCCGGCCCGGCTCCTGGCGCTGGGGCACGGGCCGGTCCTGCCCCGCCCGCAGGCCGCCATGGAGCGGGCGGTCCAGGCAGCCGAGGCGGACCGCGGCCCCTCTCCCCTCAGGGTGAGGCTGGCGAAGCTGAACGCGCACCTGACCCGCCTGAGTACGGCGGGCGCGGTCCGCGCCAAGGCCCGCATCACGGTCCCCCCGCCTGTCTGA
- a CDS encoding TetR/AcrR family transcriptional regulator — MPYPTKLTREAIEQAAWTLLEQGGPDALAMRPLAECLGVRPASLYRHVTNRETLLRHLAEHAATELRTTLTTAAQGHPPRAALNLLAHTYLHFARTHPHAYTLLLTPNATPEPGLKTTAGKALWRTLLEHVGALTGHPDDTGHAVAYWTFLHGAASLERAGLYDSSGPQGGLDIGLNALLDRMEAARQDP, encoded by the coding sequence ATGCCGTACCCCACCAAACTCACCCGCGAAGCCATCGAACAGGCCGCCTGGACCCTGCTCGAACAGGGCGGCCCCGACGCCCTCGCCATGCGCCCCCTCGCCGAGTGCCTCGGCGTCCGCCCCGCCAGCCTCTACCGGCACGTCACCAACCGCGAGACCCTCCTGCGCCACCTCGCCGAACACGCCGCCACGGAACTCCGCACCACCCTCACCACGGCCGCCCAGGGCCACCCCCCCCGCGCCGCCCTGAACCTCCTCGCGCACACCTACCTCCACTTCGCCCGCACCCACCCCCACGCCTACACCCTCCTCCTCACCCCCAACGCCACCCCCGAACCCGGCCTGAAAACCACCGCAGGCAAAGCCCTGTGGCGCACCCTCCTTGAACACGTCGGCGCCCTCACCGGCCACCCCGACGACACCGGACACGCCGTCGCCTACTGGACCTTCCTGCACGGCGCCGCCAGCCTCGAACGCGCCGGCCTGTACGACAGCAGCGGCCCCCAAGGCGGCCTCGACATCGGCCTCAACGCTCTCCTCGACCGCATGGAAGCCGCCCGCCAGGACCCGTAG
- the ispG gene encoding flavodoxin-dependent (E)-4-hydroxy-3-methylbut-2-enyl-diphosphate synthase gives MNRRQTVSVNVGGVMVGSAHPIVVQSMTNTDTANAEATAIQIAQLARAGSEIVRVTVNTREAAAAIPDIITRLNEVGLNVPIVGDFHYNGHILLREYPETARLLAKYRINPGNVGAGQHHDANFATMIEVAREYDKPVRIGVNWGSLDQQVLARLMDENTTAGSPKSSTDVMIDAMVVSALESARYAEQLGLPHDRILISVKVSSAPELWQVYRQLAPLCDYPLHLGLTEAGMGMKGIVASSAALAPLLIDGIGDTIRVSLTPEPGASRKLEVEVAQQILQSLGLRQFLPQVTSCPGCGRTTSTFFQELAQKIQDYIRDTMPDWKQHYPGVEDMQVAVMGCIVNGPGESKHANIGISLPGTGEDPRAPVYQDGKLLTTLKGPRIAEDFQDLLNRYVQQRYGQALTAESVNA, from the coding sequence ATGAACCGTCGCCAGACCGTCAGCGTGAACGTGGGAGGCGTCATGGTGGGCAGCGCCCACCCCATCGTCGTGCAGTCCATGACGAACACCGACACCGCCAACGCCGAGGCCACCGCCATCCAGATCGCGCAACTCGCCCGCGCCGGCAGCGAAATCGTCCGCGTCACCGTCAACACCCGCGAAGCCGCCGCCGCCATCCCCGACATCATCACCCGCCTGAACGAGGTGGGCCTCAACGTTCCCATCGTCGGTGACTTCCACTACAACGGCCACATCCTCCTGCGCGAATACCCCGAAACGGCCCGTCTGCTGGCCAAATACCGCATCAACCCCGGCAACGTCGGCGCCGGACAGCACCACGACGCGAACTTCGCCACCATGATCGAGGTGGCCAGGGAATACGACAAACCCGTCCGTATCGGCGTCAACTGGGGCAGCCTCGACCAGCAGGTCCTCGCCCGCCTCATGGACGAGAACACGACCGCCGGATCACCCAAAAGCAGCACCGACGTCATGATCGACGCCATGGTGGTCTCCGCGCTCGAAAGCGCCCGCTACGCCGAACAGCTCGGCCTGCCCCACGACCGAATCCTGATCAGCGTCAAGGTCAGCAGCGCCCCCGAGCTGTGGCAGGTGTACCGCCAGCTCGCCCCCCTGTGCGACTACCCACTGCACCTCGGCCTGACCGAAGCCGGCATGGGCATGAAAGGCATTGTCGCCAGCAGCGCCGCCCTCGCCCCCCTCCTCATCGACGGTATCGGCGACACCATCCGCGTCAGCCTCACCCCCGAACCCGGCGCCAGCCGCAAACTCGAGGTTGAAGTGGCCCAGCAGATCCTCCAGAGCCTCGGCCTGCGCCAGTTTCTCCCCCAGGTCACCAGCTGCCCCGGCTGCGGCCGCACCACCAGTACCTTCTTCCAGGAACTCGCCCAGAAAATTCAGGACTACATCCGCGACACCATGCCCGACTGGAAACAACACTACCCCGGCGTGGAAGACATGCAGGTCGCCGTGATGGGCTGCATCGTCAACGGTCCCGGCGAAAGCAAACACGCCAACATTGGCATCAGCCTCCCCGGCACCGGCGAAGACCCCCGCGCCCCCGTGTACCAGGACGGCAAACTCCTCACCACCCTCAAAGGCCCCCGCATTGCTGAGGACTTCCAGGACCTCCTCAACCGCTACGTGCAGCAGCGCTACGGTCAGGCCCTCACCGCCGAGAGCGTGAACGCATGA
- a CDS encoding DUF4259 domain-containing protein — MNAWGTGPFENESAAAFIQEVLQDGAFALAEAFDVALDPDNDWLGAEEGHRAIAAAEILAAVLTGDTTALTDAALRSWVQGTDPAELAPLRDLATGAVDRVLSPSSELPDLWEESETADTWRADVERLRVALG, encoded by the coding sequence ATGAACGCCTGGGGAACCGGACCGTTCGAGAACGAAAGTGCCGCCGCCTTCATCCAGGAAGTCCTGCAGGACGGCGCCTTCGCCCTCGCCGAAGCCTTCGACGTCGCCCTGGACCCCGACAACGACTGGCTGGGCGCAGAGGAAGGCCACCGCGCCATTGCCGCCGCTGAAATCCTCGCCGCGGTCCTCACCGGCGACACCACCGCCCTCACCGACGCCGCCCTGCGAAGCTGGGTGCAAGGCACCGATCCCGCCGAACTTGCCCCCCTGCGCGACCTTGCGACCGGAGCTGTGGACCGCGTACTCAGCCCCAGCAGTGAACTCCCGGACCTCTGGGAAGAGAGCGAGACCGCCGACACCTGGCGCGCCGATGTGGAACGCCTGCGCGTCGCGCTGGGCTGA
- the galK gene encoding galactokinase, whose protein sequence is MSADTTGPSYAAVFGAPPAVTASAPGRVNLLGEHTDYQGGFVLPTAIPQQATVNLGRNGTSEHVLHSANLNQTLRIPVGEVGEGFAPYLTGCFALSGVQEGLNAFITSDVPSGGLSSSAALEVATLRALRQLNSLDLDDVALALRGVQVEHEFVGVMCGVMDQMASSLADTRTMLLIDTRSLERRAVPFPQGAEILVIDSGVPRRLAESGYNERRAQVEEASRLLGVPQLRDVTDPTAVETLPPVLRERARHVVTENGRVLAALEPGVDAARFGTLMNASHASLRDDYQVSHERVDELVALLQAHPEVFGARMTGAGFGGAVVALVREGQASAVAQTVLAQYSEQGTQVVP, encoded by the coding sequence GTGAGCGCCGACACCACCGGCCCATCGTACGCCGCTGTCTTCGGCGCACCGCCGGCCGTGACGGCCTCCGCGCCGGGCCGCGTGAACCTCCTTGGCGAGCACACGGACTATCAGGGCGGCTTTGTCCTGCCCACCGCCATTCCCCAGCAGGCCACGGTGAACCTGGGGCGCAACGGCACCAGTGAGCACGTGCTGCATTCGGCCAACCTGAACCAGACGCTCCGCATCCCGGTCGGCGAGGTTGGCGAGGGTTTCGCCCCCTACCTCACCGGCTGCTTCGCTCTCAGCGGCGTGCAGGAGGGCCTGAACGCCTTCATCACCAGCGACGTACCCAGTGGCGGGCTCAGCAGCAGCGCCGCGCTGGAAGTCGCCACCCTCCGCGCCCTGCGGCAGCTGAACAGCCTGGACCTCGATGATGTGGCCCTTGCCCTGCGGGGCGTTCAGGTGGAACACGAGTTCGTGGGCGTCATGTGCGGCGTCATGGACCAGATGGCCAGCTCACTGGCCGACACCCGCACCATGCTGCTCATCGACACGCGCAGCCTGGAACGCCGCGCCGTGCCCTTCCCACAGGGTGCAGAAATCCTCGTGATCGACTCGGGCGTGCCCCGCCGCCTCGCAGAATCCGGGTACAACGAACGCCGCGCCCAGGTTGAAGAAGCCTCACGCCTGCTCGGTGTGCCGCAACTCCGGGACGTCACCGACCCCACGGCTGTCGAGACGCTCCCTCCCGTCCTGCGAGAACGCGCCCGCCACGTGGTCACCGAGAACGGCCGCGTGCTCGCCGCCCTGGAACCCGGCGTGGACGCCGCGCGCTTCGGTACCCTGATGAACGCCAGCCACGCCAGCCTCCGCGACGACTACCAGGTCAGCCACGAGCGCGTGGATGAACTCGTGGCGCTGCTTCAGGCCCACCCGGAGGTCTTCGGTGCCCGCATGACGGGGGCCGGCTTTGGTGGTGCGGTCGTTGCCCTGGTGCGCGAGGGGCAGGCCTCCGCCGTTGCCCAGACTGTGCTCGCGCAATACAGCGAACAAGGCACCCAGGTCGTTCCCTGA
- the galT gene encoding galactose-1-phosphate uridylyltransferase, whose protein sequence is MTTTLTEYHTADFVKPDGRNLTLYGLNPIRVDSDIPSPSPDPVDARPLMRWHPVRGEWVMYAAHRMGRTFLPPPEYNPLAPTRDPEHPTELPRGNYDIAVFDNRFPSLTLAAPDPGAGPAGTRAGVGACEVVVFSQDARGRLSDLTDEQVSLLLAVWADRTTRLAGTGRIQSVLPFENRGVEVGVTLHHPHGQIYAYDHVPPVAARATAQMDAYQAQHGRPWLADFVQEERASSARIIHDDGQALSVVPPFARYTYETWVLPARPASLLSELSDEERLSLARVLKDALLRLDGLFGVRMPYLMTVHQAPVDAPHPSFPLHIEIYPYLRAPGRMKYLAGTEQGAGEFANDKFPEVAAQELRAVPGGAGDGL, encoded by the coding sequence ATGACCACCACGCTCACCGAATACCACACCGCCGATTTCGTGAAGCCCGACGGGCGCAACCTCACGCTGTACGGCCTGAACCCCATCCGGGTAGACAGTGACATCCCCAGCCCCAGCCCTGACCCGGTCGATGCCCGGCCCCTGATGCGCTGGCACCCCGTGCGCGGCGAGTGGGTCATGTACGCCGCGCACCGCATGGGCCGCACGTTCCTGCCGCCCCCTGAGTACAACCCGCTTGCCCCCACCCGTGACCCCGAGCATCCCACCGAACTGCCGCGCGGCAACTACGACATTGCCGTGTTCGACAACCGCTTTCCCAGCCTCACGCTGGCCGCCCCCGACCCGGGCGCCGGACCTGCCGGCACGCGCGCCGGGGTGGGCGCATGTGAAGTGGTGGTGTTCAGCCAGGACGCCCGCGGCCGCCTGAGCGACCTGACCGACGAGCAGGTCAGCCTGCTGCTGGCCGTCTGGGCCGACCGCACCACCCGCCTCGCCGGGACCGGCCGCATTCAGAGTGTGCTGCCCTTCGAGAACCGCGGGGTGGAGGTCGGCGTGACCCTGCACCACCCGCACGGGCAGATCTACGCGTACGATCACGTCCCACCCGTCGCGGCGCGCGCCACGGCGCAGATGGACGCCTACCAGGCGCAGCACGGCCGACCGTGGCTGGCGGACTTCGTGCAGGAGGAACGCGCCAGCAGCGCACGCATCATCCACGACGACGGGCAGGCCCTCAGTGTCGTCCCCCCGTTTGCGCGGTACACCTACGAGACCTGGGTGCTGCCCGCCCGGCCCGCCAGCCTCCTGTCGGAACTGTCGGACGAGGAACGCCTGAGCCTCGCCCGGGTCCTGAAAGACGCCCTGCTGCGCCTCGACGGTCTGTTCGGCGTGCGCATGCCGTACCTGATGACCGTACACCAGGCTCCCGTTGACGCCCCGCACCCGTCCTTTCCGCTGCACATCGAGATCTACCCGTACCTGCGCGCGCCGGGCCGCATGAAGTACCTCGCCGGCACAGAACAGGGCGCCGGAGAGTTCGCCAACGACAAATTCCCGGAAGTGGCAGCGCAGGAACTGCGCGCCGTGCCGGGTGGCGCCGGAGACGGCCTGTGA
- a CDS encoding glycoside hydrolase family 36 protein: MFEWTVQENPGTLRVLISGFQSWSEAELRPLTDVQAAPQQAWRTEQGHDPSFPPSGRAGVWRSHTVLALVRADGSGWVGSVGEAPLTFAQWEATAQADHVRVTCTLEGPPVPVTWEATQDVTATLETRAAELGAAMQARTPAPLRVWCSWYSYYRDVTLDAMLDNARLAREQDLPFDVFQLDDGFQAELGDWLEPSAHFGGHARELPARLAELGFTAGLWLAPFLVSPRSALFAEHRDWMLRGQDGEPLPVGHNWGGPYHALDTTHPDVLAWLRELGRTVRSWGYTYLKIDFLYGAALPGVRHDPHAGRAEAYRRGIEAFREGVGEDAFILGCGAPLAQSTGVVDAMRTGPDVAPIWDEDSRRVWLGDATGPSARNALHTALSRWYQHTWYQPDPDVAICRRELSLLNATEREAIAGMLDVIGGLRASSDPIRLLDPEGLTLLRRCLTLSRPDRPATLAQSLGNAVTHFTRGTFNLTDTPQDGIPAHGFRPGRAQEGHA, from the coding sequence GTGTTTGAATGGACGGTGCAGGAGAACCCCGGCACGCTGCGGGTCCTGATCAGCGGCTTTCAGTCGTGGAGTGAGGCGGAACTGCGCCCGCTCACGGACGTGCAGGCTGCGCCTCAGCAGGCGTGGCGGACGGAACAGGGCCACGATCCGTCTTTTCCGCCCAGCGGCCGGGCAGGCGTATGGCGCAGCCACACCGTGCTGGCCCTGGTGCGCGCCGATGGCAGCGGCTGGGTGGGCAGCGTGGGCGAGGCGCCCCTCACCTTCGCGCAGTGGGAGGCGACAGCCCAGGCTGACCACGTGCGCGTGACCTGCACGCTCGAAGGCCCACCGGTGCCTGTGACCTGGGAGGCCACGCAGGACGTGACCGCTACTCTCGAAACGCGCGCAGCTGAGCTGGGCGCCGCCATGCAGGCGCGCACGCCAGCGCCGCTGCGCGTGTGGTGCTCGTGGTACTCCTACTACCGGGACGTGACCCTGGACGCCATGCTGGACAACGCCCGGCTCGCCCGCGAGCAGGACCTGCCGTTCGACGTGTTTCAGCTCGATGACGGTTTCCAGGCTGAACTGGGGGACTGGCTTGAGCCGAGCGCTCACTTCGGCGGGCACGCCCGGGAACTGCCAGCCCGGCTGGCGGAACTGGGGTTCACTGCGGGCCTGTGGCTCGCCCCGTTCCTGGTGTCACCCCGCTCGGCACTGTTCGCCGAGCACCGCGACTGGATGCTGCGCGGCCAGGACGGCGAGCCGCTGCCCGTGGGCCACAACTGGGGCGGGCCGTACCACGCGCTGGACACCACGCACCCGGACGTTCTGGCGTGGCTGCGGGAGCTGGGCCGCACCGTGCGCAGCTGGGGGTACACGTACCTGAAAATCGACTTCCTGTACGGCGCGGCCCTCCCCGGCGTGCGCCACGACCCACACGCCGGGCGGGCCGAAGCGTACCGCCGGGGGATCGAAGCGTTCCGGGAGGGCGTGGGCGAGGACGCGTTCATTCTGGGGTGCGGCGCACCACTGGCGCAGAGTACCGGCGTGGTCGACGCCATGCGCACCGGCCCGGACGTGGCCCCCATCTGGGATGAGGACTCCCGCCGGGTGTGGCTGGGCGACGCCACTGGACCGAGCGCCCGCAACGCCCTGCACACCGCCCTGAGCCGCTGGTACCAGCACACCTGGTACCAGCCGGACCCGGACGTGGCGATCTGCCGGCGTGAACTGAGCCTCCTGAACGCCACGGAACGTGAGGCGATCGCCGGCATGCTGGACGTCATCGGGGGTCTGCGCGCCAGCAGCGACCCGATCAGGCTGCTGGACCCTGAGGGGCTGACGTTACTGCGCCGCTGCCTGACGCTCAGCCGCCCGGACCGGCCGGCCACCCTGGCCCAATCGTTAGGGAACGCTGTTACCCACTTCACGAGGGGAACGTTTAACCTGACCGACACCCCGCAAGACGGTATTCCCGCACACGGATTCCGGCCGGGGCGTGCCCAGGAGGGTCACGCATGA
- a CDS encoding beta-galactosidase yields the protein MTHADTVPPHLLLGTCDYPEHVPPDRWAPYARQQRELGLHFVRVAEFAWSRLEPRPGDFNWAWLDEAVDAYHAQGLRVVMCTPTPTPPAWLIRAHPDILAFDEHGRVREFGSRRHYDFASPVYREHSRRITRAMAERYGQHPAVAGWQTDNEFGCHATSRSYGGASAERFPAWLEARYGTLDALNHAWGNVFWSMEYTDWSQIRPPVLTVTEVNPSHVLDYARFASAMIAEFQAEQVALLRELSPRRFITHNFMIFESGFDHYDVARGLDFATWDNYPTGMLEFFAPPGVDEALKTHYARTGHPDLVAFNHDVYRGLMRGQDGLGREGAGTPNGFWVMEQQCGQVNWAPYNPLPADGAVSLWTAQAWAHGADVVSYFRWRAATMAQEVMHSGLLRHDETPDRGHAEVQALDQTLFPAGPIRARVALLHDYESLWLYDQQKHAAGLSYWAQTVTYYMALRSLGVDVDVVHADTDLSGYAVVVAPAITLVSAGRAAHWTHAVQAGTPLICGPRTAFRTPGGATWDDGQFGPLSDLVGARLHQYDSLRPTLTQPVTGLLGTFDATFWAESYRLNGAQALAHYAGGPLDGQPAVIRHGRVTVIGAHSAPLISAVLTDVLTAAGVPVTPLPEGVRVSRRAGRVLVQNWNPEPTDWNGRRLPPVSYQVMEEASV from the coding sequence ATGACCCACGCTGACACCGTTCCTCCTCATCTTCTTCTGGGCACCTGCGACTACCCGGAGCACGTGCCACCCGACCGCTGGGCGCCGTACGCCCGGCAGCAGCGCGAGCTGGGCCTGCACTTCGTGCGCGTGGCCGAGTTCGCCTGGAGCCGCCTGGAACCCCGCCCCGGTGACTTCAACTGGGCGTGGCTGGACGAAGCGGTGGACGCCTACCACGCCCAGGGCCTGCGCGTGGTGATGTGCACGCCCACCCCCACACCGCCCGCATGGCTGATCCGCGCGCACCCGGACATCCTGGCGTTCGATGAGCACGGCCGGGTCCGGGAATTCGGGTCCCGCCGGCACTACGATTTCGCGTCCCCGGTGTACCGGGAGCATTCACGGCGGATCACGCGCGCCATGGCGGAACGCTACGGGCAGCACCCGGCCGTGGCCGGCTGGCAGACGGACAACGAGTTCGGCTGTCACGCCACCAGCCGCAGCTACGGCGGCGCAAGCGCCGAGCGTTTCCCCGCGTGGCTCGAAGCGCGCTACGGCACGCTGGACGCGCTGAACCACGCGTGGGGCAACGTCTTCTGGAGCATGGAGTACACCGACTGGTCCCAGATTCGTCCGCCGGTCCTGACCGTCACGGAAGTGAACCCGTCGCACGTGCTGGACTACGCGCGCTTCGCGTCGGCCATGATCGCGGAGTTCCAGGCGGAACAGGTGGCCCTCCTGCGCGAACTGTCGCCCCGACGCTTCATTACGCACAACTTCATGATCTTCGAGTCGGGGTTCGATCACTACGACGTGGCGCGGGGCCTGGATTTCGCCACCTGGGACAACTACCCGACCGGCATGCTGGAGTTCTTCGCGCCGCCGGGCGTGGACGAGGCCCTCAAGACGCACTACGCGCGGACCGGCCACCCGGACCTCGTGGCGTTCAACCATGACGTGTACCGCGGCCTCATGCGCGGCCAGGACGGTCTGGGCCGCGAAGGCGCCGGCACCCCGAACGGCTTCTGGGTGATGGAGCAGCAGTGCGGGCAGGTGAACTGGGCGCCGTACAACCCGCTGCCCGCCGACGGCGCCGTGAGCTTGTGGACCGCGCAGGCCTGGGCGCACGGCGCGGACGTCGTGAGCTACTTCCGCTGGCGCGCCGCCACCATGGCCCAGGAGGTCATGCACTCCGGCCTGCTTCGCCACGACGAAACGCCGGACCGGGGCCACGCCGAGGTGCAGGCACTTGACCAGACGCTGTTCCCCGCCGGTCCCATACGTGCACGCGTGGCGCTGCTGCACGATTACGAAAGTCTGTGGCTGTACGACCAGCAGAAACATGCCGCCGGCCTGAGCTACTGGGCGCAGACCGTCACGTACTACATGGCGCTGCGCTCACTGGGCGTGGACGTGGACGTCGTGCACGCCGACACGGACCTGAGCGGGTACGCCGTGGTGGTCGCCCCGGCCATCACCCTGGTCAGCGCCGGACGCGCCGCCCACTGGACCCACGCCGTGCAGGCCGGCACGCCGCTGATCTGCGGGCCCCGCACCGCCTTCCGCACGCCGGGCGGCGCCACCTGGGACGACGGGCAGTTCGGTCCGCTCAGCGACCTCGTGGGCGCCCGGCTCCACCAGTACGACAGCCTGCGCCCCACGCTGACGCAGCCAGTCACAGGCCTCCTGGGGACGTTCGACGCGACCTTCTGGGCGGAAAGCTACCGCCTGAACGGCGCGCAGGCCCTGGCACACTATGCGGGCGGCCCCCTGGACGGTCAGCCGGCCGTGATCCGTCACGGCCGCGTCACGGTGATCGGCGCGCACAGCGCCCCCCTGATCAGCGCGGTCCTCACGGACGTGCTCACCGCAGCCGGCGTGCCGGTCACGCCCCTGCCGGAAGGCGTGCGGGTGTCACGCCGCGCCGGCCGGGTGCTGGTGCAGAACTGGAACCCGGAACCCACGGACTGGAACGGGCGGCGGCTGCCTCCCGTGAGTTACCAGGTGATGGAGGAAGCCAGTGTTTGA
- a CDS encoding carbohydrate ABC transporter permease → MTTAPQRTAPQRSRKARDRISATWLHVLLIPLALVFLAPLWMMLVFSTHPETAIFSPNPPLWFGGAFAENFRGLQADTNFLRALLNSTVIATMYTVLSMLLTSMGGYAFAKFEFPGKNVLFGLILATLTIPTFVTIIPQFILVARDLKMSNTYWAVILPTLANTIGIFYMRQAFLTVPTDLLNAARIDGASEWRIYWQIALPIVRPALAALAILLFLASWNDYLWPLIVLTQKDSYTMPVALGTLVGLTRVSWGGIMVGTAIATVPFLALFLALQRHFVAGIAGGAVKD, encoded by the coding sequence ATGACCACCGCACCGCAGAGGACCGCTCCGCAGCGCAGCCGCAAGGCGCGTGACCGCATCTCGGCCACGTGGCTGCACGTCCTGCTCATTCCCCTGGCCCTGGTGTTCCTGGCGCCCCTGTGGATGATGCTGGTGTTCAGCACGCACCCGGAAACCGCCATCTTCAGCCCTAACCCGCCCCTGTGGTTCGGCGGGGCGTTCGCAGAGAACTTCCGCGGGCTGCAGGCCGACACGAACTTCCTGCGGGCCCTGCTGAACAGCACCGTGATCGCCACGATGTACACGGTCTTGAGCATGCTGCTGACCAGCATGGGCGGGTACGCCTTCGCGAAGTTCGAGTTTCCCGGGAAGAACGTCCTGTTCGGCCTGATCCTGGCGACGCTGACCATCCCGACGTTCGTGACGATCATTCCGCAGTTCATCCTGGTGGCGCGCGACCTGAAGATGTCGAACACCTACTGGGCGGTCATTCTGCCCACCCTGGCGAACACCATCGGCATCTTCTACATGCGTCAGGCGTTCCTGACGGTGCCCACCGACCTGCTGAACGCCGCGCGCATTGACGGAGCCAGCGAGTGGCGCATCTACTGGCAGATTGCGCTGCCCATCGTCCGGCCTGCCCTGGCGGCCCTGGCCATCCTGCTGTTCCTGGCGTCCTGGAATGACTACCTGTGGCCGCTGATCGTGCTGACGCAGAAAGACAGTTACACCATGCCCGTCGCGCTGGGCACCCTGGTGGGCCTGACGCGCGTGTCGTGGGGCGGCATCATGGTGGGCACCGCGATTGCCACCGTGCCGTTCCTGGCGCTGTTCCTGGCCCTGCAGCGTCACTTCGTGGCGGGCATCGCGGGCGGCGCCGTGAAGGACTGA
- a CDS encoding carbohydrate ABC transporter permease has product MTTAPRPAVTRPAKAGWWARLPKAPYLFILPYLLIFLAFWAWPIVSSFLMSFKDSRLGAAAPYGMANWSRLISDEFFRTALRNTLVILLVQVPLMLSLATALAVALNSRLLRAAGWFRFAFFAPLVVGTVAYSAVFRLLFNTDFGIVNRALTSLGLPAVDWLNQSGPAMTVLILAMTWRWTGYNAIILLAGLQGISEDVYEAASIDGATPWQQFWKITLPLLRPSLLFCLVLSVIGTLQLFTEPALITNSGPGNATMTLGTYLYQQGFRSFNFGYASAIAYTVAAIAAIFSVVQLRLFGRDE; this is encoded by the coding sequence ATGACCACAGCCCCCCGACCCGCCGTGACGCGGCCCGCCAAGGCGGGCTGGTGGGCGCGCCTGCCCAAAGCGCCCTACCTGTTCATCCTGCCGTACCTGCTGATCTTCCTGGCCTTCTGGGCCTGGCCGATCGTGAGTTCCTTCCTGATGAGTTTCAAGGATTCGCGCCTCGGGGCCGCCGCGCCCTACGGCATGGCCAACTGGTCGCGCCTGATCAGCGACGAGTTCTTCCGCACCGCGCTGCGCAACACCCTGGTGATCCTGCTGGTGCAGGTGCCGCTCATGCTGTCGCTCGCCACGGCGCTCGCCGTGGCGCTGAACAGCCGCCTGCTGCGCGCCGCCGGCTGGTTCCGCTTCGCGTTCTTCGCGCCGCTGGTGGTGGGGACTGTGGCGTACTCGGCGGTGTTCCGGCTTCTGTTCAACACGGATTTCGGCATTGTGAACCGCGCCCTGACCAGCCTCGGCCTGCCCGCCGTGGACTGGCTGAACCAGTCGGGACCCGCCATGACCGTCCTGATTCTCGCCATGACCTGGCGCTGGACGGGGTACAACGCGATCATTCTGCTGGCGGGCCTGCAGGGCATCAGCGAGGATGTGTACGAAGCGGCCTCCATTGACGGCGCCACACCCTGGCAGCAGTTCTGGAAGATCACGCTGCCGCTGCTGCGCCCCAGCCTGCTGTTCTGCCTCGTGCTCAGCGTGATCGGTACGCTGCAGCTGTTCACGGAACCGGCGCTGATCACGAACAGCGGCCCGGGGAACGCCACCATGACGCTCGGCACGTACCTGTACCAGCAGGGCTTCCGGTCGTTCAACTTCGGGTACGCCAGCGCCATCGCGTACACCGTGGCGGCCATCGCCGCAATCTTCAGCGTGGTGCAGCTGCGCCTGTTCGGGAGGGACGAATGA